A window of the Vigna angularis cultivar LongXiaoDou No.4 chromosome 3, ASM1680809v1, whole genome shotgun sequence genome harbors these coding sequences:
- the LOC108324773 gene encoding polyadenylation and cleavage factor homolog 4: MSERQQIQYSECNQFSTSITYSPSNGYQPEILKALIDAYGKEESRECPSSKPLLVEQMHRNCIDNKVWSKSWQNTEEEEFDWKDLKSTIVDNSRNKGSLPSTGFFSREIPVVAASATLSEQNASKGWSTGSQLPLLHDSSAMAMKHSLVSSQSHDAMKIPHHRYNSSQHIFSRMGESRTLTNTPINHIPKSYENPNGVRHAVPIMASGIPSNVKPPPSVVLAASETRPSVNQNVTRSPTMKRAINNSMIVPAQSGGAFEKKDAYTTHMHQFPEKLPGQVSSNQKNHWKAPQPKFFPSQDPSTKQFGHGMDFLKRSGASTSTTMSNTLPTVLFPSPLPSIANYPFHPGHPPASSQMMIPHPNVGPFMSSKQPPDTDQISHADISSDKLLPPQNSIGTEFKADILKVRHESVINGLYGDLPRQCRSCGLRFRSQEEHRSHMDWHVTKNRKQRICREWFVRERMWLSGAEAVGTKSVAAFFPTERKEETKDEQELAVVAEEEQKRCALCEEAFEEFYSDEMEEWMYRGAAYLYQPTGKLATSIERSQLGPIIHAKCRSDPKMPLSQHLPEDDYQEGTPSKRMRI; encoded by the exons ATGAGTGAAAGGCAACAAATACAGTATTCTGAGTGTAATCAATTTTCTACTTCTATCACCTACAGCCCTAGTAATGGATATCAGCCTGAAATATTAAAAGCTTTAATTGATGCATATGGCAAAGAAGAAAGCCGAGAATGTCCAAGCAGTAAACCACTATTAGTTGAACAGATGCATAGGAACTGTATAGACAATAAAGTGTGGTCAAAATCATGGCAGAATACAGAAGAGGAGGAGTTTGACTGGAAAGATTTGAAGTCAACCATAGTAGACAATAGCAGGAATAAAGGTTCATTACCTTCAACCGGCTTTTTCTCCAGGGAAATACCTGTTGTTGCAGCTAGTGCAACTTTGTCAGAGCAAAATGCCAGCAAGGGTTGGTCTACTGGATCTCAGCTTCCTCTACTTCATGATTCCTCTGCTATGGCG ATGAAGCATAGCCTGGTCTCCTCTCAATCTCATGATGCTATGAAGATTCCTCATCATCGCTATAACTCGTCTCAACATATCTTTAGTAGAATGGGTGAATCAAGGACTCTTACGAACACTCCAATTAATCACATTCCCAAAAGTTATGAAAACCCAAATGGGGTTCGACATGCAGTGCCGATAATGGCTTCTGGCATTCCCTCTAATGTGAAACCTCCACCATCAGTTGTGCTTGCAGCTTCTGAAACAAGGCCTTCTGTAAATCAGAATGTCACTCGATCTCCTACTATGAAGCGTGCGATAAATAACTCTATGATTGTACCAGCACAGTCAGGTGGCGCCTTTGAGAAGAAGGATGCATATACTACACATATGCATCAGTTTCCTGAGAAACTTCCTGGCCAAGTTTCTTCCAACCAGAAAAATCACTGGAAAGCACCACAGCCCAAGTTTTTTCCATCTCAGGATCCATCAACCAAACAGTTTGGTCATGGGATGGATTTTTTGAAGAGATCTGGTGCATCCACAAGTACAACCATGTCGAATACGTTACCTACTGTGCTATTCCCTTCACCACTTCCAAGTATTGCAAACTACCCTTTTCATCCAGGTCACCCTCCTGCTTCATCTCAAATGATGATACCTCATCCGAATGTTGGTCCGTTTATGTCAAGCAAACAGCCACCAGATACTGATCAAATTTCTCATGCTGACATCTCATCGGATAAACTACTGCCACCACAG aATTCCATCGGAACCGAGTTTAAAGCAGACATTCTGAAGGTTCGGCATGAGTCTGTAATTAATGGCTTGTATGGTGATCTCCCTAGACAATGCAGAAGTTGTGGGCTGAGATTCAGAAGCCAAGAGGAACACAGAAGTCACATGGATTGGCATGTGACCAAGAATCGGAAGCAGAGAATCTGTCGTGAATGGTTTGTGAGGGAGAGGATGTGGCTTAGTGGTGCAGAGGCAGTGGGAACGAAGTCAGTAGCAGCTTTTTTTCCgacagaaagaaaagaagaaacgaAAGATGAACAAGAGTTGGCGGTGGTAGCAGAAGAGGAGCAGAAAAGATGTGCATTGTGTGAAGAGGCTTTTGAGGAGTTTTACAGTGATGAAATGGAGGAGTGGATGTATAGAGGAGCTGCGTACCTGTATCAACCCACAGGAAAATTAGCAACAAGCATAGAGAGGTCACAGTTAGGTCCCATAATTCATGCTAAATGCAGATCAGATCCTAAAATGCCTCTCTCCCAACATCTTCCAGAG GATGATTACCAAGAGGGTACCCCAAGTAAACGAATGCGGATTTGA
- the LOC128195729 gene encoding uncharacterized protein LOC128195729 has product MASGSVLSFSGSPSITSEKLNGKNYMSWSAAVEMWFLGQGRYDHLEQDGSQVPSDIAEQWKQADFQLCALLWQSVEPRLLISLRAFKTCHTFWKKAQSIYANDIQRLYDTANKLACLKMTDHDMVSFMTEAQAAVEELRMFLEVESSEDIKKKLDKYYMVMILRALHPDLNHIRDQLLTSHEVPSMEALTTRLLRVPVPQSQEAHETIAPSLMVATRGRGGRGTRGGGCGGRGNQQCSYC; this is encoded by the exons ATGGCATCTggaagtgttctttctttctctggaagtccctcAATCACTTCCGAAAAGCTAAATGGAAAGAATTATATGTCTTGGTCTGCTGCTGtagaaatgtggttccttggtcaaggacgttatgaccaccttgagcaggATGGGAGTCAAGTACCTTCTGACATAGctgaacaatggaaacaagctgATTTTCAATTGTGTGCCCTCTTGTGGCAATCTGTGGAACCCCgacttttgatatctcttagaGCCTTCAAGACATGTCAcactttttggaagaaagctcaaagcatttatgctaatgatattcaacgtctctatgataccGCAAACAAGCTCGCCTGTCTCAAAatgacagaccatgatatggtctccttcatgactgaagcccaagcagctgtggaagaattgagaatgttcttggaagtggaatcttcggaagatatcaaaaagaagcttgacaagtattatatggtgatgatcctccgtgctttgcatccagatttgaatcacatcagagatcaacttctgacaAGTCATGAAGTCCCTTCTATGGAAGCCTTAACCACACGTCTTCTTCGTGTTCCTGTGCCTCAGTCTCAGGAAGCTCATGAAACAATAGCACCATCTCTCATGGTTGCCacgcgaggaagaggaggacgtggaacTAGAGGAGGAGGATGTGGAGGTCGGGGAAATCAACAGTGCTCTTACT GCTGA
- the LOC108326081 gene encoding polyadenylation and cleavage factor homolog 4 gives MFSQNLILPPENPRQAASFASKPMSNEIAIAAQKPPPSILVGRFKALLKQRDDELRLVAGVPVPPPTTDEIVQIYDLLLSELTCNLKPIITDLTIIAEQQREHAKGIADAICARILEVAADQKLPSLYLLDSIVKNFGQEYIKYFSLRLPEVFCEAYRQVQPSLHPAMRHLFGTWSKVFPPSVLRKIEAELQFSAAVNTQSSTLNAVRASESPRPSHGIHVNPKYLRHLDHSTADSVGAEKLDSSGNANNTNFGILGSKTHQILSGSGRLGISSSPSRSGLDRPLSASMDEYAADSSANRLIERDSSHPAVDYGVGKAIGRDMELSEWQRKQYAGDGRNRFSTSITYSLSNGHQRQSPRALIDAYGSDKSQENSSTKRLLVERLDRNGIDNKVLPTSWQNTEEEEFDWEDMSPTLTDHSRNNSILPSTIGFTRERPVVAANAALSEHDSRKGVWSSGSQLPPVDDSSAVAEDAFASLGFRRPPLGQVPGFQNHVNHSLGSSHHLSNSSQHIFGNRGRARTLTFPPIDNIHNADTNPYRVRPAVSRMVSGRVSNVEPRPSVLPATPPSVNLNVTRPPALNPITPLQKHVRSQFEALHTSNPVVNHVNKSSFMPEQSFDSVEKKDASILKIHQLPNQLPGLISSNQQIHRQAPQLQFFPPSQDSSNSQFSHGSSLQGHGASISTAMSNPLPIMQFHLPLQNVANNPLHLQGGARPPLPPGRPLAPPQMIPHPNASPFMSSQQPTVGYTNLISSLMSQGVISLANQLPTQDSVGTEFNPDILKLRYESAVNALYGDLPRQCTTCGLRFRCQEEHSSHMDWHVTKNRMSKSRKQKPSRKWFVSDRMWLSGAEALGTESVPGFLPTETIEEKIDDEELAVPAEEDQNTCALCGEPFDEFYSDEMEEWMYRGAVYLHAPTGTTSGMDRSQLGPIIHAKCRSESNMAPSEDLGPDEKGGDEEGTQRKRRRS, from the exons ATGTTCTCCCAAAATCTGATTCTCCCTCCCGAAAACCCTAGACAAGCGGCCTCGTTCGCCTCAAAACCCATGAGCAATGAGATCGCAATCGCTGCGCAGAAACCTCCTCCGTCGATTCTCGTTGGCCGCTTCAAGGCACTCCTCAAGCAGCGTGATGACGAACTCAGACTCGTCGCAGGCGTCCCCGTTCCGCCCCCGACAACAGATGAAATCGTCCAGATTTACGACCTCCTTTTGTCGGAACTCACCTGTAATTTGAAGCCTATCATCACCGATCTCACAATCATCGCCGAACAGCAGAGGGAGCACGCCAAAGGCATCGCTGATGCAATTTGCGCTCGGATTCTCGAG GTGGCAGCAGATCAAAAGCTCCCCTCACTCTATTTGTTGGACAGTATTGTGAAGAATTTTGGGCAGGAATACATTAAATACTTCTCTTTACGTCTGCCAGAA GTCTTTTGTGAGGCATACAGGCAGGTTCAGCCTAGTTTGCATCCTGCTATGCGGCATCTTTTTGGGACATGGTCAAAAGTTTTTCCCCCTTCTGTCCTACGCAAGATTGAAGCTGAATTGCAATTTTCCGCAGCAGTTAATACCCAATCATCCACCCTGAATGCTGTAAGGGCTTCTGAATCTCCGCGGCCTAGTCATGGCATACATGTTAATCCAAAATACCTGCGCCACTTGGATCACTCAACCGCCGATAGT GTTGGTGCTGAAAAGTTGGATTCATCAGGAAATGCCAATAATACAAACTTTGGCATTCTAGGTAGTAAGACACACCAAATTTTATCAGGCAGTGGCAGGCTGGGAATATCCTCTTCCCCTTCAAGAAGTGGACTTGATAGGCCTTTGTCTGCATCCATGGATGAGTATGCAGCTGACAGTTCTGCTAACAGATTAATTGAGAGAGACTCTTCTCATCCTGCTGTTGATTATGGAGTAGGCAAGGCAATAGGTAGAGATATGGAGTTGAGTGAATGGCAACGAAAGCAGTATGCTGGTGATGGTCGTAATAGGTTTTCGACTTCTATCACATACAGCCTTAGTAATGGACATCAGCGTCAAAGTCCCAGAGCTTTAATCGATGCATATGGCAGTGACAAAAGTCAAGAAAATTCAAGTACTAAGCGTTTGCTAGTAGAACGGCTTGATAGAAATGGTATAGACAACAAGGTATTGCCTACATCATGGCAGAATACCGAAGAGGAGGAGTTTGATTGGGAAGATATGAGTCCAACCTTAACTGATCATAGTAGAAATAACAGTATATTGCCTTCAACTATTGGATTCACCAGGGAAAGGCCTGTTGTTGCAGCTAATGCCGCTTTGTCAGAGCATGATTCCAGGAAGGGGGTTTGGTCTAGTGGATCTCAGCTTCCTCCAGTGGATGATTCTTCTGCTGTAGCAGAAGATGCATTTGCTTCTTTGGGT TTTCGACGACCACCGCTGGGACAGGTACCTGGATTCCAAAATCATGTCAATCATAGTCTGGGTTCTTCTCATCATCTGTCCAACTCGTCACAACATATCTTTGGTAATAGGGGCCGGGCAAGAACTCTTACATTTCCTCCTATTGATAACATTCACAATGCCGATACAAATCCATATCGGGTTCGACCTGCAGTGTCAAGGATGGTTTCTGGCCGTGTCTCTAATGTGGAACCTAGACCATCAGTTTTGCCTGCAACTCCGCCTTCTGTAAATTTGAATGTCACTCGACCACCTGCATTAAATCCAATAACTCCATTACAAAAACATGTTAGGAGTCAGTTTGAAGCTTTACATACTAGTAACCCTGTTGTGAATCATGTAAATAAATCTTCGTTTATGCCAGAGCAGTCATTTGACAGTGTTGAGAAGAAGGATGCAAGTATTTTGAAGATACATCAGTTGCCTAATCAGCTTCCTGGACTAATTTCGTCCAACCAGCAAATTCACAGGCAAGCACCACAACTGCAGTTTTTCCCACCATCTCAGGATTCGTCAAACTCACAATTTAGTCATGGGAGTTCTTTGCAGGGACATGGTGCTTCTATAAGTACTGCCATGTCGAATCCGTTACCTATTATGCAATTCCATTTGCCACTCCAAAATGTTGCAAATAACCCTTTACATTTACAGGGTGGAGCCCGTCCACCTTTACCTCCAGGTCGCCCTCTTGCTCCACCACAAATGATACCTCATCCAAATGCCAGTCCATTTATGTCAAGCCAACAGCCAACTGTTGgatatactaatttaattaGTTCTCTAATGTCTCAAGGTGTGATCTCATTGGCCAACCAGCTGCCTACACAG gaTTCTGTTGGAACTGAGTTCAATCCAGATATTCTGAAGCTTCGTTATGAGTCTGCTGTCAATGCCTTGTATGGTGATCTCCCAAGACAATGCACAACTTGTGGACTCCGATTCAGATGCCAAGAGGAACACAGTAGTCATATGGATTGGCATGTGACAAAGAATCGGATGTCTAAAAGCCGGAAGCAGAAACCCTCTCGGAAGTGGTTTGTGAGTGACAGGATGTGGCTTAGTGGTGCAGAGGCATTAGGAACTGAGTCAGTTCCAGGTTTTTTGCCTACGGAAACCATAGAAGAAAAGATAGATGATGAAGAGTTGGCTGTTCCAGCAGAAGAGGATCAGAATACTTGTGCATTATGTGGAGAGCCTTTCGATGAGTTTTACAGTGATGAAATGGAGGAATGGATGTATAGGGGAGCTGTATACCTCCATGCTCCCACGGGGACAACATCAGGCATGGACAGGTCACAGTTAGGCCCCATAATTCATGCTAAGTGCAGATCAGAATCTAATATGGCACCATCTGAAGATCTTGGGCCGGATGAAAAG GGTGGTGATGAAGAGGGTACCCAAAGGAAGCGAAGGCGTAGTTGA